Proteins found in one Candidatus Margulisiibacteriota bacterium genomic segment:
- the amrS gene encoding AmmeMemoRadiSam system radical SAM enzyme, with protein sequence MKQALFFKKLEAGKVQCELCPHNCLILPGGRGICGVRENRDGYLFSLVYDRVISSQVDPIEKKPLFHFLPGSLSYSIATVGCNFRCDFCQNYGISQGPREKKPIVGLETTPEKVVAAALAQGCRSIAYTYTEPTIFFEFAYDCAKLAKTRGLRNVFVTNGFINRAPLEMVAPYLDAANVDLKSFRDEYYRKICGGRLAPVLETLKLMKQLRIWVELTTLLVPGLNDSDQELTELAAFIKNELGEETPWHLSAFFPTYKLVDLPPTPETTLRRARDIGLAAGLKYVYTGNLPIAEAEDTFCPQCKEPLITRSGFSVLSNLIDGETACPKCGRPIAGVWR encoded by the coding sequence ATGAAACAGGCTTTATTTTTTAAGAAGCTTGAGGCGGGAAAAGTCCAATGCGAACTTTGTCCTCATAATTGCCTGATCTTGCCCGGCGGGCGGGGGATCTGCGGGGTCAGGGAAAATAGGGACGGGTATCTCTTTTCCCTGGTCTACGACCGCGTTATCTCTTCCCAGGTCGATCCGATCGAAAAGAAACCGCTTTTTCATTTCCTCCCCGGATCGCTTTCCTATTCCATTGCTACCGTCGGCTGCAATTTCCGCTGTGATTTTTGCCAGAATTACGGGATCTCCCAGGGGCCGCGCGAAAAGAAGCCGATTGTCGGTCTGGAGACGACCCCCGAAAAAGTCGTCGCGGCCGCTTTGGCTCAAGGCTGCCGGAGCATCGCTTATACCTATACCGAGCCGACGATCTTTTTTGAGTTTGCCTACGATTGCGCCAAGCTGGCTAAAACCAGGGGGCTCCGCAATGTTTTTGTCACCAACGGCTTCATCAATCGGGCCCCGCTGGAAATGGTCGCTCCGTACCTTGACGCCGCCAATGTCGACCTCAAATCGTTCCGTGATGAATATTACCGAAAGATCTGCGGGGGCCGCCTGGCGCCGGTCCTGGAGACTTTGAAGCTGATGAAACAACTTCGGATCTGGGTCGAGCTCACGACTTTGCTTGTTCCCGGCCTGAACGATTCCGATCAGGAGCTAACCGAGCTGGCCGCCTTTATCAAGAACGAACTGGGAGAGGAAACTCCCTGGCACCTTTCCGCTTTTTTCCCGACTTATAAACTGGTGGATCTTCCTCCGACGCCGGAAACGACCCTCCGCCGGGCCAGGGATATCGGACTGGCCGCGGGGTTGAAATATGTTTATACCGGGAATTTGCCGATCGCCGAAGCGGAAGACACTTTTTGTCCGCAGTGTAAAGAACCGCTGATCACCCGGTCCGGTTTTTCAGTCCTCTCGAACCTGATCGACGGCGAAACGGCTTGTCCGAAATGCGGCCGGCCGATTGCCGGGGTTTGGCGCTAG
- a CDS encoding class I SAM-dependent methyltransferase yields MKVPVTNFGPRLCRPAFAAAINELSAFRPKEFCREAADRIAQAQGFPSHSAIKIYHSDKLSIIKEMIEEEQLLDIVKQLSQAQIMMQLATPANSDFSFQSFGPIEMARRLIFLGQKPVGIQLASNWGLYPLFLKEAIGLTGFSGIDCDPHAVAFAREIGAPVKEADARALPFPDGSLDLIISSHFLDHSYISLIDRLNHLSGHYTEDFQTTVRREIIRVLKPGGWFLTQTEVLSEADLTTSWRENISQLATFNFGKEVHFDNLFAAQKG; encoded by the coding sequence ATGAAAGTTCCAGTGACTAATTTTGGTCCCCGGCTCTGTCGGCCCGCCTTCGCCGCGGCAATTAATGAGCTTAGCGCTTTCCGTCCGAAAGAATTCTGCCGGGAAGCGGCCGATCGGATCGCTCAAGCGCAAGGTTTCCCTTCACATTCAGCCATAAAAATATATCATAGCGATAAGCTCTCGATCATTAAAGAAATGATCGAGGAAGAACAGCTTTTAGACATAGTTAAGCAATTATCTCAAGCGCAGATAATGATGCAGTTGGCTACTCCGGCAAATTCTGATTTTTCTTTCCAGTCTTTTGGCCCGATTGAAATGGCCAGGCGGCTGATCTTTCTTGGCCAGAAACCTGTCGGCATCCAACTAGCCAGCAACTGGGGATTATATCCCTTGTTCTTAAAGGAAGCGATCGGCTTGACTGGTTTTTCCGGTATTGATTGTGATCCCCACGCCGTTGCTTTTGCCCGGGAAATCGGCGCTCCGGTCAAAGAGGCCGATGCCAGAGCCCTTCCTTTTCCTGATGGTTCTCTTGACCTAATTATCAGTTCCCACTTCCTGGACCACAGCTACATCAGCTTGATCGACCGCCTTAATCATTTAAGCGGGCACTATACTGAAGATTTTCAAACGACCGTCAGGCGTGAAATCATTCGGGTTTTAAAGCCCGGAGGCTGGTTCTTGACCCAAACCGAGGTTCTCTCCGAGGCCGATCTGACCACATCCTGGCGGGAAAACATTTCGCAATTGGCAACTTTCAACTTTGGGAAAGAGGTCCATTTCGACAATCTTTTCGCCGCGCAAAAAGGCTAG
- a CDS encoding glycosyltransferase family 39 protein has product MPTNLLLLITIATFFRLVLGILFPLTADESYYWLWSKHLALSYVDHPPMVAIINYLMTFGQANLLTLRLGAALISLAVTFLIYFIALEAFNKKVAFWATLLFLVIPHYIVIWLTQFVELPLALCWSLAVLLMLKIVKAQQKKYWYLLGVIVGLGTLSKYTMFIFWPCLAVFLLISPANRFWLKRKELYLCLGLSLGLFLPVLLWNSRLNWISFTFHGAKVANEAWGTNALAFVGDQLVHFTPFLIFTLIPVFGYALKKNDYSRLLFAFSFPVLIVFFLLSFKVKVWAHWPSIGYLAALPLTAAYLDEYGKSLKKFILWISLFSLLVMAILLWGSPGILLHQKDYAKNKELAITLPKEKVFARTNVSSSLLEFYLGRQTYMATGFLKPGPLWGEKQYELWGIPDLKKGETVIYYGEESKEFKAAAGQEFAKISELKGLKLYLIEDYITNNYKFFRLSGFKGSGHP; this is encoded by the coding sequence ATGCCGACAAACCTATTACTGCTCATCACCATCGCCACTTTTTTTCGCTTGGTCCTGGGGATCCTTTTCCCCCTGACCGCCGACGAATCATATTACTGGCTTTGGTCGAAACATCTCGCCCTCTCTTATGTCGACCACCCGCCAATGGTCGCTATCATCAATTATCTGATGACCTTCGGCCAAGCCAATCTCTTAACGCTGCGACTCGGCGCCGCCCTGATCAGTCTGGCAGTCACTTTTTTGATTTATTTTATCGCCCTTGAAGCGTTCAATAAAAAGGTCGCTTTCTGGGCAACCCTTCTCTTCCTGGTCATCCCGCACTACATCGTGATCTGGCTGACCCAGTTTGTTGAACTCCCCCTCGCTCTCTGCTGGTCATTAGCCGTTCTCCTGATGCTCAAAATCGTCAAAGCCCAACAGAAAAAGTACTGGTACCTGCTCGGCGTGATCGTCGGGCTTGGGACCCTAAGCAAATATACGATGTTCATCTTCTGGCCGTGTCTGGCAGTTTTCCTGCTTATTTCTCCGGCTAACCGCTTCTGGCTAAAAAGAAAAGAACTTTACCTTTGCCTCGGCCTTAGCCTTGGTCTTTTCCTCCCGGTCCTCCTTTGGAACAGCCGGCTCAATTGGATCTCTTTCACTTTTCATGGCGCCAAAGTCGCTAACGAAGCCTGGGGAACGAACGCGCTTGCTTTTGTCGGCGATCAATTAGTCCATTTCACCCCGTTTCTGATCTTCACCTTAATCCCGGTCTTTGGCTACGCTTTGAAAAAGAACGATTATTCCCGCTTGCTCTTTGCCTTTTCCTTTCCGGTCTTGATCGTTTTCTTTCTCCTCTCCTTTAAGGTCAAGGTCTGGGCCCATTGGCCGTCGATCGGCTACCTGGCCGCTTTGCCGCTGACCGCCGCTTATCTCGATGAATACGGCAAATCGCTGAAGAAGTTTATTCTTTGGATCAGCTTATTCTCCCTCTTGGTTATGGCGATCCTCCTTTGGGGTTCCCCCGGGATCCTCCTCCACCAGAAAGATTACGCGAAGAACAAAGAACTGGCCATCACTCTGCCAAAAGAGAAGGTTTTCGCCCGGACCAACGTCTCGTCATCCTTGCTTGAGTTTTACCTGGGGCGCCAAACCTACATGGCGACCGGCTTCCTGAAACCAGGGCCGCTCTGGGGAGAGAAGCAGTACGAGCTCTGGGGGATCCCCGACCTGAAAAAGGGAGAAACCGTCATTTATTACGGCGAAGAAAGTAAAGAATTCAAAGCCGCGGCGGGACAAGAATTCGCCAAGATCTCCGAATTAAAAGGCTTGAAGCTTTATTTGATCGAGGATTATATCACTAATAACTATAAGTTTTTCCGCTTGTCTGGTTTTAAGGGATCAGGGCACCCGTAG